The sequence CTATGATTGAAATTAAGGTCGATAAGGATAAAAAACAAATCCGTATTACTGACCAAGGTATTGGGATGACAGAAGATGAGGTTAAAAAGTATATTAACGAAGTTGCTTTTTCTGGTGCAGAAGAGTTTTTGGACAAATACAAAGATGCTGGCAAAGACTCCGGTATTATTGGACATTTTGGTCTTGGGTTCTATTCTGCGTTTATGGTAGCGGAAAAAGTGGAAATCATTACAAAGAGTTTTAAAGATGAACCTGCTGTTCACTGGGTTTGTGATGGATCTCCTGAATTCACTTTAAAAGAAGCAAAGAAAAAAGATAGAGGAACAGAAATTGTTCTTCATGTTGCGGAAGATTCGACAGAGTTTTTAGAAGACTCAAAGATTCGTGAACTGTTGACTAAGTATAACAAGTTCATGCCTATTCCAATAAAATTTGGAACAAAAACAGAAACACTTCCAAAACCGGAAGGTGTTAAAGAAGAGGATCCAGCACCTACACAAGAGGTAGATGACATTATCAACAATCCCTCACCAGCATGGACAAAGAAGCCTGCAGATTTAAAAGATGAAGATTACAAGAGCTTCTACAGAGAATTGTATCCAATGCAGTTTGAAGAGCCTTTGTTCCATATTCACTTGAATGTGGATTATCCCTTCAACTTAACAGGTATTCTTTACTTTCCAAAGTTGACCAATGATCTAAACATCCAAAAAGATAGGATTCAGTTATACCAAAACCAGGTTTTTGTGACCGATAATGTTGAAGGTATTGTTCCTGAGTTTTTAACCATGCTTCGTGGTGTTATAGATTCTCCAGATATCCCCCTTAACGTTTCACGTTCCTACCTGCAAGCAGATGGTGCCGTTAAAAAGATTTCTTCTTATATCACAAAAAAGGTTGCAGACAAATTAAGCTCGCTCTTTAAAAGTAATCGTGAAGATTTTGAGCAAAAATGGAACGATATTAAAGTCGTTATCGAGTATGGAATGCTTTCTGAAGATAAATTCTTTGAAAAAGCGGACAAATTTGCATTATACCCTACAGTAGATGGCAAGTTCTTCACTTTTGAAGAATTACAGAATAAAATAAAGGACAACCAAACGGACAAGGATGAAAAGT is a genomic window of Flagellimonas sp. CMM7 containing:
- the htpG gene encoding molecular chaperone HtpG is translated as MAKGKINVSVENIFPLIKKFLYSDHEIFLRELISNATDATLKLRHLTSIGEAKVEYGNPMIEIKVDKDKKQIRITDQGIGMTEDEVKKYINEVAFSGAEEFLDKYKDAGKDSGIIGHFGLGFYSAFMVAEKVEIITKSFKDEPAVHWVCDGSPEFTLKEAKKKDRGTEIVLHVAEDSTEFLEDSKIRELLTKYNKFMPIPIKFGTKTETLPKPEGVKEEDPAPTQEVDDIINNPSPAWTKKPADLKDEDYKSFYRELYPMQFEEPLFHIHLNVDYPFNLTGILYFPKLTNDLNIQKDRIQLYQNQVFVTDNVEGIVPEFLTMLRGVIDSPDIPLNVSRSYLQADGAVKKISSYITKKVADKLSSLFKSNREDFEQKWNDIKVVIEYGMLSEDKFFEKADKFALYPTVDGKFFTFEELQNKIKDNQTDKDEKLVVLYASDKEAQHSYIEAAKAKGFEVLLMDSPIISHLMQKLETSKENLSFARVDADHLDNLIKKEETAISKLSDEEKDSLKADLEKVVTDKGYTIQMEAMDSSASPFIITEPEFMRRMKEMQQTGDGGGMFGMGNMPEMYNLIVNTNHELVGEILNTKTAKKRERLINQSLDLARLSKGLLKGEELTNFISRSYEMIK